GTGCTCAAGTGTTGCGATACCGGCGGAATCATAACCGCGATATTCCAGCCGCCGCAGGGCATCGAGAATGACCGGCGTGGCCTGATTGCTGCCAACAACCCCTACAATGCCACACATCAGCCCTGTTCCTTCCTGTTCTTCAGCCGCTGACGGAACGTACGGGCGTAGCCCGCCTTGTCCGCCTGCCGCGCCCGGCCAATGGCCAGGGCATCATCGGGCACGTCATGCGTAATCACGCTGCCTGCTGCCGTAATCACCCCTTTACCCAACCGCACGGGGGCGACAAGCACCGAATCCGACCCGATAAAGCTTTCGGCTCCGATTTCCGTGCGGTGCTTGAACACGCCATCATAATTGCACGTAATGGTGCCCGCGCCGATATTGGCCCTGGCTCCCACGGTAGTATTGCCCAGATAGGTCAGGTGGTTGGCCTTGGCCCCCGCGCCGAGGGTGGTGGCCTTGAGTTCAACAAAGTTGCCCACGCGCGCGCCCTGCCCCACATCGGTGCCCGGCCGCAGGCGGGCATAGGGGCCGATCTGGGCATCGGGGCCGACCGTTGCTCCCTCAATATGCGAGAACGCATGGATTTCCGTGCCGCGCCTGACATGCACCCCCGGCCCGAACACCACATGGGGGTGGACCACCGTATCAGGCTCAAACACCGTATCGGCGCACAGGAACACGGTATCGGGGGCCACGAGGGTCGTGCCACCCGCCATGGCGGCAAGGCGCAGGCGGGCCTGCACGCAGGCCTCGGCCTGGGCCAGTTCGGCGCGCGAATTGATGCCGCGCAGTTCATCCTCGGGTGCCACGACAGCCCTCACCCTGCGCCCTTCGGTCACGGCACGCGCCACTACATCGCCCAGATAGTATTCGCCCTGCGCGTTGCTGTTATCAATCTCGCTCAGCCAGCGGCGAAAATCGGCGGCATCGGCGCACAGCACGCCTGCGTTGCACAGGCCGATGGCGCGCTCGGCAGGTGTCGCATCAGCCCATTCCACGATCCGCTGCACCAGCCCGTCATGGGTGATGACGCGGCCGTAGCGTGCGGGATCGGCGGGTTCCATGGCCAGCAGGGCAAGGCCCGTGTTATCGCTGCGGCGCTGGGCCAGCAATGCGCGCATGGTGCCCGGCGTAATCAGCGGGTTATCGCCATACAGCACTGCCACATCACCCATGCCAAACGCGGCCTCGGCCTGGCGGGCAGCATGGCCCGTGCCCAGACGGTCGTGCTGCACCACCACCGTGTGCGGGGCGGCAAGGGCCTCTACATCCTCCATGCCCGGACCGGCTACGACAATAATCCGGTCAAACACTTCGGCTGCGTTATCAATCAGGTAGCGCAGCATGGGCTGGCCCGCGAGCGGATGCATGACCTTGGGCCGCTCCGATTTCATGCGCGTGCCGCGACCTGCCGCCAGAATGACGGCGGTCGACATGGGCGAGGCGGAGGCGGACTGGGCAGTCTCTGTGTCGGTGTTCATGGCAGTGTGCGGGTACCCCGCACCTGACTACCCTGTCAAACCCTTATCCGCATGGGGGCGCATCACTTCAAATGTCTGCGTGCTACGGTAGTGCTGCCCAAAAATAACATGCTGATAAAAAATGAAATTTTGCGACCCGTCATTTTTCAACACCCTTCCCTGATAAGGTTTTTATGGAAGAAGGCAGGCCAGATAATATCCTGAAATTATAAAAATTTCTGGTGAAGCTTTTTTCAAAAAGCTTTGGAAAATGTCGTCTTTTAAAAAAGGCGACACTCAAAAACTTTTCTTTTTTATCAATAAGTTGAATCCAGACAATCTCTTATGACTTGCAGGGCGGCGCACAGTGAGGCTTGCTGTACACCAGACAGTCAAAGGCGTTCATGATGACATCCTCCCCTCCCCGTCTGGCGGTTTTTGATATGGATGGCACGCTGATCGACAGCCTGCCCGACCTTGCGGCCTGCGCCGACTGGCTGCTGTTGCAATACCGGCTGCCGGGCATATCACCCGAGGCGGTGCGCCCGATGATTGGCGATGGCGTGGCCGTTCTCGTCAGCCGCCTGCTTGACCATGCCGGCCCCGCCGCCGCCCGCATTGACCGCGCTGAAGCCACGACCCGCTACATGGCCCATTACACCCCTCATGCAACCGACCATTCCCGTCCCTTTCCCGGCACAGTCGAGACATTGGCAGCCCTGCACGCAGCGGGCTGGCACATGGCGGTATGCACCAACAAGCCCGTGGCGGCAGCCCGGCGCATCCTTCAGGTCATGGAACTGGAAAAATGGTTTGTCACTGTGGGCGGGGGTGACAGCTTTAGCGTACGCAAGCCCAACCCGTGCCACCTGCTGGACACCATTGCGCAGGCAGGCGGTATCCATGCCCGCGCCCTCATGATTGGCGACCACCATAACGACGTGGCCTGCGCAACAGGTGCGCATGTGCCCGTCATTTTCGCCCGCTGGGGTTACGGGCGGCCGGAAATGGAAGCCGGGGCCACGGTGGGCGCCGATTCCATTACCGAAGTGCCACATCTGGCAGGCGAACTGGTGCCTGCCTGAGCCCGATCACACGTCGAGATTGGCGACCTTGAGCGCATTGCCCACGATGAAGTCACGGCGCGGCTCGACCACATCGCCCATCAGGGTCGAGAAGACCTGCGCTGCGTTTTCAATATCGCCCACCTTCACCTGCAGCAGCGTGCGCATGGCGGGGTCGAGCGTGGTTTCCCACAACTGCTCGTCATTCATCTCGCCCAGGCCCTTGAAGCGGTTGATCGACAGCCCCTTGCGGCCCTGCGCCAGAATCCGCTCATACAGCGAGGCCGGACCGTGGAAGGGATGCGGCGTACCGTCAAGCACAAGGCTGACGGGGCCTGCAAAATCCTTCACCAGCCGCTCATGGCGTTCGGCCAGCCAGCGCACTTCCGCACTGCGCAGGGTGGTGGCCTCAAGCCGGTAGACCTCACCCACGCCACGCACGCTGCGTGCCATTTCCAGCCCGCTTTCACTTACGGCCACTTTCCACCCCCGCTCGGTGGGCGGCGAGATGGCGTCAAGCCGCGCCTGCAGGTCCACAATGCGCTCGGGCACCGTGTTCAGGTCCGGGCGCAGCACGCCCGCAATGGCCGCCTGCTCCAATATCCACACCGGCACGCGGGCCGACAGGCGCGAGAGCGCGCGCGTTACGTCACGGATGAAGTGCACCTCAGCCCGCATGGCCTCGCCCTGCACCTCGCGCCCATCGGCATAATGCAGCGCCGCATTGGCCAGCGCCTTGTCGAGCAGGTAGGATTCAAGGGCCGCGTCATCCTTGAGGTAACGCTCGTCATTGCCGCGCTTGGCGCGGTACAGCGGCGGCTGGGCGATATACAGGTACCCGTTCTCGATCAGTTCAGGCATCTGGCGGAAGAAGAAGGTCAGCAACAGCGTGCGGATGTGCGAGCCATCCACGTCGGCGTCGGTCATGATGACAATGCGGTGATAGCGCAGTTTCTCGATCGAGAAGCCGCCATGTTCCACATCACCCCGCCCGATGCCGGTGCCGAGTGCCGTGATCAGCGTGCCGATTTCAGCCGAGCCGAGCATGCGGTCAAAGCGCGCGCGCTCCACGTTCAGGATCTTGCCCTTGAGCGGCAGGATCGCCTGAAAGCGCCGGTCGCGCCCCTGCTTGGCCGTGCCACCTGCCGAGTCACCCTCGACGATGAACAGTTCGGACCTGGCCGGGTCACGCTCCTGGCAGTCCGCGAGCTTGCCAGGCAGCGAGGAAATATCGAGCACGCCCTTGCGCCGGGTGAGTTCACGCGCGCGGCGCGCGGCCTCACGCGCGGCAGCGGCATCCATCACCTTGGCCACGATGTGGCGGGCTTCCTTGGGGTGGGTCTCGAACCAGTGGGAGATCATGTCGGCAGCCGCCGCATGCACCACGGGCTGCACCTCGGACGAGACCAGCTTGTCCTTGGTCTGCGATGAGAATTTGGGGTCAGGCACCTTGACCGAGAGCACGGCGGTCAGGCCCTCGCGCATGTCCTCGCCGTTGAGCGCGTGGCTGTCCTTCTTGCTGGCATTGGCCTCGGCATAGCGGCCCACCACGCGGGTCAGCGCCTGGCGGAAGCCTGCGAGATGCGAGCCGCCATCGCGCTGCGGAATGTTGTTGGTGAAGCAGAGCATGGTCTCATGGAAGCTGTCATTCCATGTCAGCGCGAACTCGACCTTGATGCCGTTTTCCTCGTTCTGGAGGCTGCCGGTAATGGGCGGGTTCACGATGGCGGTCTTGCTCTGATCGAGCCATTCCACAAAGGCGCACAGGCCACCCTCGTAATAAAATTTCTCTTCACGCGCGGGTTCATGCCGCTCATCGCGCAGCACGATTTTCAGCCCGGAATTGAGGAAGGCCAGTTCGCGCAGGCGGCGCTCGAGAATCGGGAACTCGAACTCCACCTTGGCAAAGGTCTCGGCACTGGGCTTGAAGGTGACCTGCGTGCCACGCGGCTCGGAGCTTTCACCCACCACGCGCAGCGCCTCGTCACGCTCGCCACCCTGAAAGCGGATGACATGCTCCTTGCCATCGCGCCAGATGCGCACTTCCATCCATTCCGACAGGGCATTGACCACCGCAGCACCCACGCCGTGCAGGCCGCCGGAAACCTTGTAGGAATTCTGGTTGAACTTGCCGCCCGCATGCAGCTTGGTCAGCACGACTTCCGCCGCACTCACCCCTTCCTCATGGTGCATGCCGGTGGGAATGCCGCGCCCGTCATCACGCACGGTCACACTGCCATCGCCATTGAGGGTGACAACACAACCGGTGGCAAAACCGGCCTGCGCCTCATCGACCGCGTTATCAATGATCTCGAAGGCCATGTGGTGCAGGCCCGAGCCATCATCGGTATCGCCAATATACATGCCAGGGCGCTTGCGCACCGCATCCAGCCCCCGCAGCACCGAGATGGATGCCTCATCATAATCAGGCGCGGGCGCTACATTACCCTTGGCCTCGGCATCGTGTTTC
This is a stretch of genomic DNA from Komagataeibacter xylinus. It encodes these proteins:
- a CDS encoding HAD-IA family hydrolase is translated as MMTSSPPRLAVFDMDGTLIDSLPDLAACADWLLLQYRLPGISPEAVRPMIGDGVAVLVSRLLDHAGPAAARIDRAEATTRYMAHYTPHATDHSRPFPGTVETLAALHAAGWHMAVCTNKPVAAARRILQVMELEKWFVTVGGGDSFSVRKPNPCHLLDTIAQAGGIHARALMIGDHHNDVACATGAHVPVIFARWGYGRPEMEAGATVGADSITEVPHLAGELVPA
- the gyrB gene encoding DNA topoisomerase (ATP-hydrolyzing) subunit B, which produces MSDQSSPDQKHDAEAKGNVAPAPDYDEASISVLRGLDAVRKRPGMYIGDTDDGSGLHHMAFEIIDNAVDEAQAGFATGCVVTLNGDGSVTVRDDGRGIPTGMHHEEGVSAAEVVLTKLHAGGKFNQNSYKVSGGLHGVGAAVVNALSEWMEVRIWRDGKEHVIRFQGGERDEALRVVGESSEPRGTQVTFKPSAETFAKVEFEFPILERRLRELAFLNSGLKIVLRDERHEPAREEKFYYEGGLCAFVEWLDQSKTAIVNPPITGSLQNEENGIKVEFALTWNDSFHETMLCFTNNIPQRDGGSHLAGFRQALTRVVGRYAEANASKKDSHALNGEDMREGLTAVLSVKVPDPKFSSQTKDKLVSSEVQPVVHAAAADMISHWFETHPKEARHIVAKVMDAAAAREAARRARELTRRKGVLDISSLPGKLADCQERDPARSELFIVEGDSAGGTAKQGRDRRFQAILPLKGKILNVERARFDRMLGSAEIGTLITALGTGIGRGDVEHGGFSIEKLRYHRIVIMTDADVDGSHIRTLLLTFFFRQMPELIENGYLYIAQPPLYRAKRGNDERYLKDDAALESYLLDKALANAALHYADGREVQGEAMRAEVHFIRDVTRALSRLSARVPVWILEQAAIAGVLRPDLNTVPERIVDLQARLDAISPPTERGWKVAVSESGLEMARSVRGVGEVYRLEATTLRSAEVRWLAERHERLVKDFAGPVSLVLDGTPHPFHGPASLYERILAQGRKGLSINRFKGLGEMNDEQLWETTLDPAMRTLLQVKVGDIENAAQVFSTLMGDVVEPRRDFIVGNALKVANLDV
- the glmU gene encoding bifunctional UDP-N-acetylglucosamine diphosphorylase/glucosamine-1-phosphate N-acetyltransferase GlmU; this encodes MNTDTETAQSASASPMSTAVILAAGRGTRMKSERPKVMHPLAGQPMLRYLIDNAAEVFDRIIVVAGPGMEDVEALAAPHTVVVQHDRLGTGHAARQAEAAFGMGDVAVLYGDNPLITPGTMRALLAQRRSDNTGLALLAMEPADPARYGRVITHDGLVQRIVEWADATPAERAIGLCNAGVLCADAADFRRWLSEIDNSNAQGEYYLGDVVARAVTEGRRVRAVVAPEDELRGINSRAELAQAEACVQARLRLAAMAGGTTLVAPDTVFLCADTVFEPDTVVHPHVVFGPGVHVRRGTEIHAFSHIEGATVGPDAQIGPYARLRPGTDVGQGARVGNFVELKATTLGAGAKANHLTYLGNTTVGARANIGAGTITCNYDGVFKHRTEIGAESFIGSDSVLVAPVRLGKGVITAAGSVITHDVPDDALAIGRARQADKAGYARTFRQRLKNRKEQG